Proteins co-encoded in one Actinomadura luteofluorescens genomic window:
- a CDS encoding transcriptional regulator codes for MSTDYIVAALTFVVVLVSMLVTHNVADHWVQPQAQSRDKGLHGVHMWKGRLACLRHVASYTACTALIVAVMWALFELRVSLFSFILGQLISAVTHFWADRRTTLRRLAEFVDRLQGLKDEAVGSFYQLGAPRAGKDDNPALGGGGHRRSWVVVAHRGSMRPSQAS; via the coding sequence ATGTCTACGGATTACATAGTTGCCGCCCTGACCTTCGTGGTCGTGCTGGTTTCCATGCTCGTCACGCACAACGTCGCCGACCACTGGGTCCAGCCCCAGGCCCAGTCCAGGGACAAGGGACTGCACGGCGTCCACATGTGGAAGGGGCGCCTGGCATGTCTGCGGCACGTCGCGTCGTACACCGCCTGCACGGCGCTGATCGTCGCCGTGATGTGGGCGCTCTTCGAGTTACGGGTCTCGCTGTTCAGCTTCATCCTCGGACAGCTGATCTCGGCGGTCACCCACTTCTGGGCCGACCGCCGGACCACCCTGCGACGCCTGGCCGAATTCGTCGACAGGTTGCAGGGGCTCAAGGATGAGGCCGTCGGGTCCTTCTACCAGCTCGGCGCCCCGCGCGCCGGGAAGGACGACAACCCCGCGCTGGGCGGCGGTGGTCACCGCCGGTCGTGGGTCGTGGTGGCCCATCGGGGGTCGATGCGGCCCAGCCAGGCGTCTTGA
- a CDS encoding MerR family transcriptional regulator: MKSIGEVAAQFGLPTHVLRYWEAEGLLAPARAGDRRRYGDADVHRVAAILISKEAGFGLADIRTMLDARSTSERHEVTVRHRERLLVRIARAQAALDMIEGECPHDDIMTCPRFQGLLADRLRSSDAPA, encoded by the coding sequence ATGAAGTCAATCGGCGAAGTGGCGGCGCAGTTCGGGCTGCCGACGCACGTGCTGCGGTACTGGGAGGCGGAGGGGCTGCTGGCACCGGCCCGCGCCGGCGACCGGCGCCGCTACGGCGACGCCGACGTGCACCGGGTCGCGGCGATCCTGATCTCCAAGGAGGCGGGTTTCGGCCTCGCGGACATCCGGACGATGCTGGACGCCCGGTCCACGTCGGAGCGCCATGAGGTGACGGTTCGGCACCGCGAGAGGCTGCTGGTGCGGATCGCCCGGGCGCAGGCCGCCCTGGACATGATCGAGGGCGAATGCCCGCACGACGACATCATGACGTGCCCGCGTTTCCAGGGGCTTCTGGCCGATCGGCTGCGGTCGTCGGACGCGCCGGCATAG
- a CDS encoding methyltransferase domain-containing protein, giving the protein MSKLLAVLDAFDDLPQARHLRERTYEGLGDTVVDVGCGSGRAVGELAARGARSIGVDLDPAMIEIAAGRRPASEFHVADATALPLADGSVTGYRADKVLHALAEPGQAVAEARRVLASHGRAVLIGQDWDTLVIDSDDPELTRSLVHARADALPHPRVARRYRNLLLDNGFTDVTVEVHTIVWTDAACLPVLAGIGGEGAWFDDQVARARDDRLFVAIPFFVASGRRTT; this is encoded by the coding sequence ATGTCCAAGCTGCTCGCCGTCCTCGACGCCTTCGACGACCTGCCCCAAGCCCGCCACCTGCGAGAACGCACCTACGAAGGGCTGGGCGACACGGTGGTCGACGTCGGCTGCGGGAGCGGCCGCGCCGTCGGCGAGCTGGCCGCGCGCGGGGCGCGGTCCATCGGCGTCGACCTGGACCCCGCCATGATCGAGATCGCCGCCGGACGCCGGCCCGCGAGCGAGTTCCACGTCGCCGACGCCACCGCGCTGCCCCTCGCCGACGGCTCCGTCACCGGCTACCGCGCCGACAAGGTCCTGCACGCCCTCGCCGAACCCGGGCAGGCCGTCGCCGAGGCCCGGCGGGTCCTGGCCTCCCACGGCCGCGCGGTGCTCATCGGCCAGGACTGGGACACGCTCGTCATCGACTCCGACGACCCCGAACTCACGCGCTCCCTCGTCCACGCCCGCGCGGACGCCCTGCCGCACCCGCGCGTCGCCCGCCGCTACCGGAACCTCCTGCTGGACAACGGATTCACCGACGTCACCGTCGAGGTCCACACGATCGTGTGGACGGACGCCGCATGCCTGCCGGTCCTCGCCGGCATCGGAGGAGAGGGCGCCTGGTTCGACGACCAGGTCGCCAGGGCACGCGACGACCGCCTGTTCGTCGCCATCCCGTTCTTCGTCGCCTCAGGCCGCCGCACCACCTGA
- a CDS encoding DUF3885 domain-containing protein — protein sequence MTEDEVKSLTALWRTRWGGAPIGCALSARHPDRWVRFHSLPDSKRYAETEQEYETILDRHHRVLAELGADEGVYVIAGYFADAPVQASAGPRTHAGAVPWLTIDPDEHPYVEIPLTLRVGTAPLRRTALDPLLRCVADDELGHVIISPLDLRWLYHPYDGGADVIAPSVRERDGLKSRHADWLPTPPSRL from the coding sequence GTGACCGAGGACGAGGTGAAGTCGCTGACCGCTTTGTGGCGCACGCGATGGGGCGGCGCGCCGATCGGGTGCGCCCTGAGCGCACGGCATCCCGATCGCTGGGTGCGGTTTCACAGCCTGCCCGACTCCAAGCGGTATGCCGAGACGGAGCAGGAGTACGAGACGATCCTGGATCGCCATCACCGCGTCCTCGCCGAGCTCGGGGCGGACGAGGGCGTCTATGTGATCGCCGGATACTTCGCGGACGCGCCCGTCCAGGCTTCCGCCGGCCCGCGAACTCACGCCGGTGCGGTTCCATGGCTGACGATCGATCCCGATGAACACCCGTACGTCGAGATACCGCTGACGCTGCGGGTCGGTACGGCTCCCCTTCGTCGCACGGCGCTGGATCCGCTCCTGCGGTGCGTGGCCGACGACGAGCTCGGCCATGTGATCATCAGTCCGCTGGATCTCCGGTGGCTCTATCACCCTTATGACGGCGGAGCCGATGTGATCGCTCCGAGCGTTCGGGAGCGTGACGGCCTGAAGAGCCGCCATGCGGACTGGCTGCCCACACCTCCGTCACGGTTGTAG
- a CDS encoding pyridoxamine 5'-phosphate oxidase family protein, producing MGKSYERIDGRLRTFIEAQHIFFTATAPLDGDGTVNLSPKGLNGSFAVLDELTVAYLDFAGSNAETIAHLRENGRITLMWCAFDGPPNIVRVHGRGEPVFRDDVRWSELMGHFPDIDPTLHGLRAIIVVTAEKIRDTCGYAVPFMTYEEDRPLHASRFARETDESLDAYFQKKEHVAASIDGLPGLPLPLPPLPPAV from the coding sequence ATGGGAAAGAGCTACGAGCGGATAGACGGCAGGCTGCGCACCTTCATCGAGGCGCAGCACATCTTCTTCACCGCGACGGCGCCGCTGGACGGCGACGGTACCGTCAACCTTTCGCCCAAGGGGCTCAACGGCTCGTTCGCCGTGCTCGACGAGCTCACCGTCGCCTACCTCGATTTCGCCGGCAGCAATGCCGAGACCATCGCCCATCTGCGCGAGAATGGCCGCATCACGCTGATGTGGTGCGCCTTCGACGGTCCGCCCAACATCGTGCGCGTGCACGGCCGCGGAGAGCCGGTCTTCCGCGACGACGTGCGCTGGAGCGAACTGATGGGCCATTTCCCTGACATCGACCCGACCCTGCACGGCCTGCGAGCGATCATCGTGGTGACCGCCGAGAAGATCCGCGACACCTGCGGGTACGCCGTCCCGTTCATGACCTACGAAGAGGACCGTCCGCTGCACGCATCGCGCTTCGCGCGCGAGACCGACGAGTCGCTCGACGCGTACTTCCAAAAGAAGGAGCACGTCGCGGCCAGCATCGACGGCCTACCAGGGCTGCCGCTACCGCTACCGCCACTTCCCCCGGCCGTGTAG
- a CDS encoding aspartyl protease family protein, protein MADNGELDRRSLIRGAAVVAGAAAAAPLLGGAATARADGGDADALFKAGKFEQAGRAYEEILKKDPTNLRAARQRGYVGLLGNKFPEAEKYLNMALELAPDDKETNQFLGDCYIRQNKFALAAPRWKAAGEEGYARWFAAIRGEANQIHGDIGRVPWKQTDPSPVVEASVNGGPPKRFTFYTGAPNLSLTASAAKEAGLSPVYKEKSEFEGLTIWVYYGVLDSFNLGGLELRNVPVGWSATETGEDVDTENDGMIGTWVFYHLLTTFDYAGRSLILRRPTAQAARKVRADAARAGAKPLPLWLSRDHDLSSTGSIAGSGLRVMGVNFGGISGEATAGMPGEVAEQLGVRTDYDRPFETAAHSHPTVTYPCYPKEIRLGDAVANDVYCEMDPNMPVNVPWPYGPGFDAIGHFSHCFFKPYNITVDFTNMNLYIARGKAA, encoded by the coding sequence GTGGCCGATAACGGAGAACTGGACCGGCGCTCGCTGATCCGGGGCGCCGCCGTGGTGGCCGGTGCCGCCGCGGCCGCGCCGCTGCTGGGCGGGGCGGCCACGGCACGAGCCGACGGCGGTGACGCGGACGCGTTGTTCAAGGCCGGCAAGTTCGAGCAGGCCGGACGCGCGTATGAGGAGATCCTGAAGAAGGACCCCACGAACCTGCGCGCGGCCCGCCAGCGCGGCTACGTCGGGCTACTGGGCAACAAGTTCCCCGAGGCTGAGAAATACCTCAACATGGCCCTTGAGTTGGCGCCCGACGACAAGGAGACCAACCAGTTCTTGGGCGACTGCTACATCCGGCAGAACAAATTCGCTCTCGCCGCACCACGCTGGAAGGCGGCCGGCGAGGAAGGTTACGCCCGATGGTTCGCGGCAATCCGCGGCGAGGCGAACCAGATTCACGGCGACATCGGCCGTGTGCCATGGAAGCAGACGGATCCGTCACCGGTGGTGGAGGCCTCGGTCAACGGCGGACCGCCGAAGCGCTTCACGTTCTACACCGGAGCCCCGAACCTGAGCTTGACCGCGTCGGCGGCCAAGGAAGCCGGGCTGAGCCCCGTCTACAAGGAGAAGTCCGAATTCGAAGGCCTCACCATATGGGTGTACTACGGGGTGTTGGACTCCTTCAATCTGGGCGGCCTCGAACTCCGCAACGTCCCCGTGGGCTGGTCGGCGACGGAGACGGGCGAAGACGTCGACACCGAAAACGACGGCATGATCGGCACGTGGGTCTTCTACCACCTGCTGACCACCTTCGACTACGCGGGCCGGTCGCTGATCCTGCGCCGCCCGACCGCCCAAGCGGCCAGGAAGGTACGCGCCGACGCCGCACGGGCGGGCGCCAAACCACTGCCACTGTGGCTGTCCCGCGACCACGATCTCAGCAGCACGGGCAGCATCGCCGGCTCCGGCCTACGGGTGATGGGCGTGAACTTCGGCGGAATCAGCGGCGAGGCCACCGCGGGCATGCCCGGGGAGGTGGCCGAGCAGTTGGGCGTCCGCACCGACTACGACCGCCCCTTCGAGACTGCCGCCCACAGCCATCCCACCGTCACCTACCCCTGCTACCCCAAGGAGATCCGCCTCGGCGACGCCGTCGCCAACGACGTCTATTGCGAAATGGACCCGAACATGCCGGTCAACGTGCCCTGGCCCTACGGGCCGGGATTCGACGCGATCGGCCACTTCTCTCACTGTTTCTTCAAGCCCTACAACATCACCGTCGACTTCACCAACATGAACCTCTACATCGCCCGCGGCAAGGCCGCCTGA
- a CDS encoding helix-turn-helix domain-containing protein → MELRFETRRSDSPWVDTVWTCTNEQVTTMTSVAGVRWGLVFWEQDGRAYAGITGPETRTGTVPVPEGATFTGIDFAVGTSLRAVPTAALVDGGIELPDTTHRTFRLDGERWEKPGPDDAEGLVERLVRTGIVVRDPLVTDVLRGHRPAVSGRTIERRFRAVTGLTRGGVRQIERARKAAELLAVGEPAADVVTKLDYFDESHLARALRSYVGRTAGQLREGAGGAIALDLDQRLTS, encoded by the coding sequence GTGGAACTGCGCTTCGAGACGCGCCGGTCCGACTCGCCGTGGGTCGACACCGTGTGGACCTGCACGAACGAGCAGGTCACGACGATGACGTCCGTCGCAGGGGTGCGCTGGGGCCTGGTGTTCTGGGAGCAGGACGGCCGGGCGTACGCGGGAATCACCGGTCCCGAAACCCGGACCGGCACAGTGCCCGTGCCAGAAGGTGCGACCTTCACCGGCATCGATTTCGCCGTGGGCACCTCGTTGCGGGCCGTGCCCACGGCGGCGCTGGTCGACGGCGGCATCGAGCTGCCCGACACCACGCACCGGACGTTCCGGCTGGACGGCGAGCGCTGGGAGAAGCCCGGCCCCGACGACGCCGAGGGCCTCGTCGAGCGTCTCGTCCGGACCGGCATCGTCGTCCGCGACCCGCTCGTCACCGACGTCCTGCGGGGTCACCGCCCGGCCGTCTCAGGGCGCACGATCGAACGCCGGTTCCGTGCCGTGACCGGGCTGACGCGCGGCGGCGTCCGGCAGATCGAGCGCGCCCGCAAGGCGGCGGAGCTGCTCGCGGTCGGCGAACCGGCCGCCGACGTCGTCACCAAGCTCGACTACTTCGACGAGTCGCACCTGGCCCGGGCGCTGCGCTCCTACGTCGGACGCACCGCCGGGCAGTTGCGCGAGGGCGCCGGCGGCGCGATCGCCCTCGACCTGGATCAGCGCTTGACGTCGTAG
- a CDS encoding dihydrofolate reductase family protein codes for MRDLVYTGFMSLDGVVDSPGGGPGEEHRSGGWVFKDLEFVPEAWSLKGEELADTTALMFGRRSYEAFAKVWPGSEDHADYKELPKYVVSTTLSDDALVDGWGPTTILRSTEDVAALKEGEGGAIFIHGSAELARRLSEAGLIDQYNLLVFPVLLGAGKSLFDRADRDKQMLTLRESESYSNGILKLVYDVKR; via the coding sequence ATGCGTGACCTGGTCTACACCGGTTTCATGTCGCTCGACGGTGTCGTGGACTCGCCTGGCGGCGGGCCGGGGGAGGAGCACCGCAGCGGCGGCTGGGTGTTCAAGGACCTTGAGTTCGTCCCGGAAGCCTGGTCGCTGAAGGGTGAGGAGCTCGCCGACACGACGGCGCTGATGTTCGGCCGCCGCAGCTACGAGGCGTTCGCGAAGGTCTGGCCCGGTTCGGAGGACCACGCCGACTACAAGGAACTGCCCAAGTACGTGGTGTCGACGACGCTGTCCGATGACGCTCTCGTCGACGGGTGGGGGCCGACGACGATCCTGCGCTCGACCGAGGACGTCGCCGCGCTCAAGGAGGGCGAGGGCGGCGCGATCTTCATCCACGGGAGCGCGGAGCTGGCACGGCGGCTGTCGGAGGCGGGTCTGATCGACCAGTACAACCTGCTCGTCTTCCCCGTCCTGCTCGGTGCCGGGAAGAGCCTGTTCGACCGGGCCGACCGCGACAAGCAGATGCTGACGCTACGGGAGTCGGAGAGCTACTCGAACGGGATCCTGAAGCTCGTCTACGACGTCAAGCGCTGA